Proteins encoded in a region of the Rutidosis leptorrhynchoides isolate AG116_Rl617_1_P2 chromosome 9, CSIRO_AGI_Rlap_v1, whole genome shotgun sequence genome:
- the LOC139865643 gene encoding subtilisin-like protease SBT1.7 — protein MNSRNVILVAVIVAVCCGYVAADRIHNQKTYIVHMDKSVMPTTFSDHVQWYETSMKSVSKSTNMLYAYNKVIHGFSTRLTADEAKLLEQQHGIVSVQEEMIYELHTTRSPEFLGLERQEMMHSGPFSSSDVIVGVVDTGVWPGSKSLDDTGFGPVPSSWKGECESGPGFSVSSCNKKLIGARYFSRSYEATYGPIDEKVESKSPMDDDGHGTHTSTTAAGSAVTDASLFGFAKGTARGMAPRARVAVYKACWLGGCLGSDILAAMEKAIIDGVHVLSLSIGGSLSDYTNDVVAYGAFKAVSHGIFVSCSAGNSGPTPFSLSNVAPWIATVGAGTLDRDFPAYVTLGDGKKFSGVSLYSGKPLPSSMIPIVFAGSISNSTNSNLCILGSLPQGRVAGKIVMCERGLNSRVQKGMVVKAAGGVGMILANTDTFGEELVADTHLIPSSTIGHKASDAIKSYIASDRNPTATITPGGTKLDIQPSPVVAAFSSRGPNALTPEILKPDFIAPGVNIIAGWTGKVGPTGLTEDSRRVEFNIVSGTSMSCPHVSGLAALLKEAHPEWSPSAIKSALMTTAYSTYTNGDGLQDIATGMQSTPFDHGSGHVDPVSALDPGLIYDASTDDYLSFLCALNYSSTAIKMFVGANSNFSCNVEKQYRVEDLNYPSFAVPFITASGAGGGTNERSVVKYTRTLTNVGPPATYKVSIFSKTRSVKINVDPSVLTFTAKNEKKVYTVTFTASSMASGTIGFGDLAWLGGKYVVRSPIAFSWT, from the coding sequence ATGAATTCCAGGAATGTTATCCTGGTGGCAGTTATCGTGGCGGTTTGTTGCGGTTATGTAGCGGCAGACCGGATACACAATCAGAAGACGTATATTGTTCACATGGACAAATCAGTTATGCCAACGACGTTTTCTGACCATGTGCAGTGGTACGAAACGTCTATGAAATCTGTTTCGAAGTCGACGAATATGTTGTATGCATACAACAAGGTGATCCACGGGTTTTCGACAAGGCTAACTGCTGACGAGGCGAAGCTACTTGAACAACAACATGGGATTGTGTCGGTTCAAGAAGAGATGATATACGAGCTTCATACGACACGTTCACCCGAGTTTCTCGGGTTAGAAAGACAGGAAATGATGCATTCCGGGCCCTTTTCAAGTAGTGATGTCATCGTTGGAGTGGTGGATACGGGTGTGTGGCCCGGAAGTAAGAGCCTAGACGACACGGGTTTTGGCCCGGTTCCCAGTTCGTGGAAGGGCGAGTGTGAGAGTGGCCCGGGATTTAGCGTATCGAGTTGTAATAAGAAATTAATCGGCGCACGATACTTCTCGAGATCGTATGAAGCGACATATGGGCCGATTGATGAAAAAGTGGAATCGAAGTCTCCTATGGATGACGATGGACATGGAACGCATACTTCAACGACAGCCGCGGGGTCCGCGGTGACTGACGCGAGTCTATTCGGTTTCGCAAAAGGAACCGCACGTGGGATGGCTCCTCGTGCCAGGGTGGCTGTTTATAAAGCGTGCTGGCTCGGTGGATGTTTGGGAAGTGATATACTAGCGGCAATGGAGAAGGCGATAATTGACGGTGTCCATGTATTATCGTTGTCAATAGGAGGGTCACTTTCTGATTACACCAACGATGTCGTTGCTTACGGGGCGTTCAAAGCAGTTTCACATGGAATATTCGTATCATGCTCGGCTGGAAATAGTGGGCCCACTCCTTTCAGCTTATCAAACGTGGCCCCGTGGATAGCTACAGTTGGAGCTGGAACTTTAGACCGCGATTTTCCCGCTTACGTTACACTCGGGGACGGAAAGAAATTTTCGGGTGTATCACTTTATAGTGGAAAACCGTTACCGAGTTCAATGATTCCGATCGTTTTCGCGGGTAGTATTAGTAATTCGACGAATAGTAATCTATGTATACTGGGCTCGTTGCCACAAGGGCGAGTTGCCGGCAAAATCGTGATGTGCGAACGAGGGTTGAATTCACGGGTGCAAAAGGGGATGGTGGTTAAGGCAGCAGGTGGCGTAGGAATGATCCTAGCGAATACCGATACGTTCGGGGAAGAACTAGTGGCCGACACGCACCTAATACCGAGTTCCACCATAGGTCACAAAGCTAGCGATGCTATAAAAAGCTACATAGCGTCAGATCGTAATCCAACGGCTACGATTACACCCGGAGGGACTAAATTAGACATCCAACCGTCACCGGTTGTAGCAGCGTTTAGTTCCCGGGGACCAAATGCACTAACACCCGAAATACTCAAACCCGACTTCATAGCACCAGGTGTGAATATTATTGCAGGTTGGACCGGTAAAGTGGGTCCCACCGGGTTAACCGAAGACTCTCGACGGGTTGAATTTAATATCGTGTCTGGAACGTCGATGTCGTGCCCGCACGTAAGTGGGTTAGCCGCATTACTCAAGGAAGCTCACCCCGAATGGAGCCCATCGGCTATAAAATCAGCACTTATGACCACAGCTTATAGCACGTACACAAACGGTGACGGGCTGCAAGATATCGCAACGGGAATGCAATCAACACCGTTTGATCACGGTTCGGGACACGTGGACCCCGTTTCAGCCCTTGATCCGGGCCTAATCTATGACGCCTCGACCGATGATTACCTGAGTTTCCTATGCGCTTTAAATTATAGTTCTACCGCTATTAAGATGTTTGTAGGTGCAAATTCAAATTTCTCGTGTAATGTAGAAAAACAATACAGGGTTGAAGATCTTAATTATCCGTCTTTTGCGGTTCCGTTCATAACGGCATCAGGCGCTGGTGGCGGAACCAATGAACGAAGCGTTGTTAAGTACACGAGGACTTTGACTAATGTGGGCCCACCAGCAACGTACAAGGTTTCGATATTTTCAAAGACTCGTTCTGTGAAGATCAATGTTGACCCATCAGTGTTGACTTTTACTGCAAAAAACGAGAAAAAGGTATATACGGTGACGTTTACTGCTAGTTCAATGGCATCGGGGACGATCGGTTTTGGTGATCTGGCGTGGTTGGGTGGAAAATACGTTGTGCGTAGTCCGATAGCTTTTAGCTGgacatga